In the Helicobacter cetorum MIT 99-5656 genome, TGATGCTTCATCTCTCTTACTCATCTTTTTACCACTTATCTCATCTAAGATAATGGGTAAATGAGCGTAAGTAATAGGATTAGTTGAACCTAAAGCTTGTTGAATTAAAATTTGTTTAGGGGTATTACTCACATGGTCTTCGCCCCTAATAATAAAACTAATTTCATAGAGCAAATCATCGCACGCACAAGCGAAGTTATAAGTAGGACTCTTATCTTTTCTTAAAAGCACAAAAGAATCTAATTCATAAGGCTCAAATTTCACTTCTTTTTTAATCACATCATTAAAAGACATGGCATTTTGCGGAGCTTTTAAACGCACAACAGGGTTATTATGCTTACCTTTTTCCAAAGTCGCCCACTCATCTAAATACCTAAAAGGGCGTTTTTCATTCTTGGCTTTTTCTTTTTCTTTTTCCAAAAATTCCGTGCTTGCATAACACAAAAACGCCTTATTTTCTTTAAGCAATTTTTCTGCCATATCTCTATGATAATTTAAATTATGGCTTTGATAAATAAGCTTGTCAAAGCATATTCCCATAAGCTTTAAAATCTCTAAAATCTCTTGGTCTTTTCCTTCAATGTTTCGCTCTTTGTCTGTGTCTTCAATGCGGATTAAAAAGGGTTTGTTCTGCTGTTTAGCCACAATATAATTAAAAATGGCTGCTCTTAAATTCCCTATGTGCATATCTCCTGTAGGCGAAGGCGCAAAACGAAGCATAAAAACCCTTTATTAAATAAAATGATGTGTAATTATACTCTAAGAATACTTAATCAAACTTGTTTAAGTGTTTTCTAAACTCTCTTTAAAACCCATTAAAAAGTCATGCACGCCAAGGGTTTGTTTTAAAAACTCTGCATATAAAATGGGGCGTAAGCGTTTAGGAATGCTTAATTTTCTAGCCTTATCTTTAAAGTCTTTTGGCATGCTTAAAATTTTAGGCCCTTTATGGGCGATAAAAACAAGCTCATTATTACTTTCAATGATAAATTTTTGAGCGATTTCTAAGCTAAAAAAAGAGCGTTTGACTTCTTCTTTTTGAGAAAAACTGAGTAAATACCCCTTTTGTTTTAAGATTTTATCTAAGGTAAAAAGGGCATTTTGTGAGTGCTTGAAAAAAGTAATCGCATGAATTTGTGA is a window encoding:
- the gltX gene encoding glutamate--tRNA ligase encodes the protein MLRFAPSPTGDMHIGNLRAAIFNYIVAKQQNKPFLIRIEDTDKERNIEGKDQEILEILKLMGICFDKLIYQSHNLNYHRDMAEKLLKENKAFLCYASTEFLEKEKEKAKNEKRPFRYLDEWATLEKGKHNNPVVRLKAPQNAMSFNDVIKKEVKFEPYELDSFVLLRKDKSPTYNFACACDDLLYEISFIIRGEDHVSNTPKQILIQQALGSTNPITYAHLPIILDEISGKKMSKRDEASSVKWLLKQGFLPTAIVNYLITIGNKVPKEVFTLEEAIVWFNLESLSNSPAHFNLKYLKHLNHEHLKLLDDEKLLELTQIKDISLLGLLRLFVEESDTLLELKEKISLFLEPKDIVRTYENEDFKERCLVLFNALKTMDFQAYSDFESFKKDSMNLSELKGKDFFKPLRILLTGNSHGIELPLIFPYIQSHYKEILRLKA